The Scomber scombrus chromosome 19, fScoSco1.1, whole genome shotgun sequence DNA window caaaataattagCCATAGCCATGTTAAAAAGGTACTCTGTTAAACTTAACTTCCAAGAAGCAGTTTGCTGTTGTTGGTGTCTGATGGGAAGAGGTCGGGCAGGGTAGTGCACACAGGTCTCCCCAGGACCACCACAGGTCTGAGGTACTGAAGCTGCTTAATGGCCAGGTCCCCACACCCAGCCAGGGCTTTGTCCAGGATGGACTTCAAGTTTTGGACTGAGGTGAAGTCCCTAGTCATAGAATGGGGCTTCAGCAGTGGGGAATGAGTGCGTCTGCTGCGGGTGTGAGAGATTCCCAGCTGGTTGTTCTCTTTGACAGAACAACTGCGTCTGAATGAGTCTCGTCGTTTCGCCAATGCTGCACTTTTGTCTTTAGGTGTGCTTTCTTGTATGAATTTCAGGAATGAGGACTCAAAGCCCATGGGCTTATATGTGCCAATGTCAAAAGGGCATGGAGAAGGGCTACAAGACTGAGTGTCTTTCAAGTTTGATGGCTGTTCAGATAGTTCATTTTTCCGTTTTAGCGGCTGCCGAACAGGGGGAGTGGGCATCAGAGCGGACCTGTTCAACATTTTACCATCTTTGATGCTTGATGCTTCTTGAAAGCCCTCCTCAGGAGTAAATCGCAATAAGCAAGGTGGTGAGAGGTCAACAGTGACGGTACGAAGGAGAGGTTTGATTTTATCCAAGCTGAGTTTCTCCTCCGGTTTGTGACTGTTCTGTGTTGCTGCAGCTGAGTCTTCGGCGTGCCCACCGGTGCTCGGTTCACCATACAGAACATCATCTGCACCAACAAGGACACCATTTCTCTCAACAGGAGGTGgctccttctcttcctcatcctcctcgtCAGGGAATCCCAATGGATCATGATGATCCTCATCTTGTGTGTCTGCCTTGATGGAGTGCAGGCTCATGGGTGCAGGCTGCCCCCCTTTGTTTTCTGGCTCAGCTTGATACTCCATTTTGCGAACCCCATTTGGGCTACTAACTCCTGTAACAGTTGGCCTGGCTGACGTCCTCTGAATCAGTTCTTCCAGCTGCTCAGCATTCAATAAAAGCTTATCTTCATTCTTCAAAATATCGTCTCGACGCATACGGTGAACCTTCAGGTAGTGACGGTGCAAGCTCCGTATGTATGTGACAACCGAATCACAGTTCTGAACCAAGCACGGGTAGGCCACACGCAGACAACGGTCTTGGCACATTTGTAAAGCTTCCTCATGAGATCTGAAGACAAAGCGGTTGAAAGAAtatcttctctccttcctgaCTCTTGTcaccttcttttcctcctcgcTACCCTGCTCACCCACTTCCTCTGATTGGGCGGTCACCTCAGGCTTGGGACTAGATATCACAGCCTGTGTGTCTGGTGAAACAGGTTCTTCTTTCTGAGGGCTCTGTGGAGTGACTATAAGCTTCTTTTGACATCCAGTAATTGACTTTTTGTGAGTGCTCTGCAGACGTACTACCAGTGAATCGTAGTACTCACAGTGACTATAAAGTGTATGTTTCTTAAGTGCATCATCATGGCTGAACACTCTTGTACAACCCTCATACTTGCATCTTATTAGCTCTGGTGGTTGAGCATGAGAGTCACGAGTGTGACGTACCAGGCTGCTTTTAAGGTGGTAGGAGGCAGCACAGTTGGCAAAGTGACATTTGTATTGGGGTGCTGGTTGAGAGTGACAGTCACGAGTGTGTCGTACCAGGCTGCTTTTAAGGTGGTATGAGGAGACACAGTTGGCAAAGTGACATTTGTATTGGGGTTGAGGTTCATCCGAGTTTGAGAGAGGCCTTTTCTTGGCAGGCTCCTTCTTGGCTTCTGGACTGTGATGCACATCAAAATCTTTTTCCAACAAAAGCTGAGAGCGATTGTAATGATGTATTAACTGCAGGTGGCGTACAAGGCCTCCCTGGGTGGAAAAAGCTGAATCACAGTTTTTTGCTACACAATGAAAGGGTTTACTGAATTTATCCAAAATATAGCAGAGATTACTTTTGGCCACCAAGCGTCTCGTAGTTCTGACCCGTTGTGTGGTCCCAACCTTGCTTTCTCCCTTCTGCTTATTGCCTTCCTTTCTGCGCTCTGCTTcgtcctctccttcctcttcagATGGAGACTGATTGCCAGAGTTTTGTCCATTTTCACTTACTGGGgttactttttttctctcttgttggCGATGCAATCTGGAGATATCAATCTTCCTCACTTTTAGAGCGTGGTTTGCCAAGTGCTGAGATGTATGCTTTGCAGAGTTGGTGCCTTTGTTTCCCTCATACCGTACAGATGCATAGCTTATTTTGTTCACCAAAGTCTCACTCAGATTATGTGCCTGGATATAGTGAGCCTTCAATACgtgtttttctctgtgactCTTGGAACAAAGCTGGCACACATACGGcttaaaagatgtgtttttcaAAGAAGTCAACCTTTTGGCCTGTTCGACCGTACGGCCATGTTTGGTGTTATAGTGGCGGAGTAAGCTGTAACTCTGTGCAGTCCTAAAGCTACAACCTTTGACCTCACAGGTATACGGCTTAGCTGTGGCTAATGATTCAACattgtcttctttttcatcatctGTGGATACTTGTTCAGTTTTGACTTCTATCTTTTCGTCGGGCAGAACCGGAGGTCTTTTTGGAAGCAATACAACAGGTGTGTTTGCTGTGATTGCCTGATGAAGGGACATTTGTGATGCATTTGATTCTGCCTGAGGGGGCTCATTTGGCACACTATGAGGGGATGAGGAATTCAGGTCCAGTTTACTGATACCAATAAGAATTTCTTTCAGGGCGTCATTTTTTGCAAGGCTTGAAgagtttgtttcattgtttttgggATGAGtggctgcttttctttctttcccagcCTCAACAGGTTGAAGTGGAGTTGAGGGctcattttgtcctttttcctCACTCTCTGGTTCAATTTCAGTCTTTATGCCTTTGGACTTTGAGCCTCGTTCCTTGTCGTGTTTGTGTTCTTTGTTCTCCAGTTTCAGGTGTTCTGGATGGGCACATTTCAGGTGTCTTTGGACGTCTCTGGCTCTAGAGAAAGTCATGCCACACTTCTCAAAACCACAGGTGAACTTACTTCCATCAAAACACACAGCCACCAGGGTCATTGTTCCTTTCGGCTCTTTGTTGTCAGATTCTTGCAAAGAGGAGGCACAACTTACAGAGGAAGAGTTTAAGACATTACCATTTATAATCTCTTCTGAATCACTTGACTTATTAAGGTGGGCTTCAGAAACAGTCTTAAAAAGTTTCCGCTTTGCCTTCCTCTGGGCCTCAAAATCATCTTCAGAGAAGGTAATATTGTGTGTGGATAGGTGCTCTAAAAATTCTTTTTTGGATAAATAGTATTTTGTACATTCAGGACTAGAGCAGGTAAATGCAGAATCTCTGAAATGCTGTGCCTCATGGTGATAGATTTGTCCCAAGTCGGAGTAAGTGACGCAACAGCCTGTAAGCTCACACTGGTAGTTCAGCTGAAAGCCATGGGTTTGCTTATGCGTAACAAGTTCATTGGAAGTACTAAACTTGGCGCCACAACCAATGACCACACACGTGTATGGGTGATCACCATAGTGAACTCTTCTGTGTTTGCGGTGATGGTAAGCTGAGACAAAATGGCGTCTACAAAAGACACACTTCTCCCGCTTGTCTCTCATTTGatgaaaatatttcacattctCATCAGCTTTATGCTCTGACTTTAAGTGAACATACAGGTACTTGGAATGTTTAAAAGTCCTGGTACATCCAGTTCCTGGACAGGGATACTCATCCCTGTTCTGCAGGTTAAAGTGTTGCTCAATGTAATCGAATGTTACATGCTCGTCATCCTCCACATGCTTCTCTTTCACAGTTTTTGCTTGCTGCACAATGTGGTCCAGCACATCTGGATCGTGTGTGGATTTGTAATATAGCATTAAGGAGGGGTCGATGGTGATCTCACCTGGTTCAACGTCATTATCCTCATCCATCTGTTTCTGCAGAtcttctttctttatgttgttattGCTCAGCTGTGTTTCACTCTGAATATGTTGTTTCATGTGAGGAACGAGCTCCTTTCTGCTCTTGAACTTCTCCAAGCAAACGGGGCAGGGGTTGCTTTTGTCCTCTGCGTGTCTTTTGGAGTGGTGAATGATTTGGGTGTCAGCGACTGACTTCTTACAAATCAAACAGCAGAACTTGTGTTTCTTGGTCTCTGATTCTCCTTGAACTTCTGATGAGTCAGAAGTCGTCTTCTCATCATGctgctcatcatcatcaagatTTCCATTTAAACTCTGTTGATGCTCAGATTCTACTTTCACTGCGTTTCCCTGTGTCTCATATTCCTTTTCGCTTTCTCGTTTGACTAACAACTCCTCTTCTTCCCCTTCTGACTCTGGCGTTAACCCTAGAAGGGCTATGCATTGATTCTTGAGAGTTTTCCAGTCCCAGAATTCGGGGTCAAAAGGCCAATATGCTTTCAGTGCTAGGAGCAACTCGCAGCGTAGTGAGTTGGGAATAACTTCATTTTCCTCATCATACTTTTGGTCTGGGCGCAAGTAGAGCTCCTCAAGGCAACTAAAGCTCTCCTGGCTGGGGCCAAGCAGGAATTCTGTGAGTCGGCAGGCACGCAAAACTTCAAGGTCATCTTGAAGTAGGCAGGATACAGTCTTACAGACAGAGATCCTTGTATCTGAGTCATCCTGCTTTGGAAGTTGGAGGGCCTTGACACAAAGTTCCACTGATGCAGCTATCCCCATTGCCTCCGCCTgaaatgacagtaaaaaaaaaaaaatcacataccgtttataaataataataattattattatattaatagtcatttaaaaacacatacaattcTACATTTCTCACATTCAGAAACAGTAGGAAATATTCCATTGTAATTCAAATGGAAAATGATTTTCATATTGCAAAACACAAATTACTTGACTTTCATTATATAATCAATGAAACAATTACAATgtactataaaaaaaatggataatATGGTTGTTCAGGTTCACCTCTGTCTGAATAACACGGACCAGGCAAAGCAAATGGTGGACCGTTTTGGCAATGGCACCCAACTGAAGGCATCGTTCAAGGAGAGACGTCAACGAGGGGCCGATCCTCCTCTGAAGTTTACTCCACAGGAGAGTTAACTCCCTTTGGataaaaaaaccccccaaaacaaaacacaacaaaattaaGTGATTTTCTCTTTCTGAAAACCACTAACACAGATTTGACTGACTCTAATAACCACAAACAACGTATCTGATCAGAGATCTGCAGTTTAGACATCTAGTCTGATTTTATACAACCAaccaaataaatcaataatttacATTAGACTGTAATCATATATGCAGTGCATCCAACAGAGGCGACTCACCAAGAGCAGTAAAGGTTCTGCTGCTGAAGCTGCTGTGTCAGGAACGTTGTGCACAGGATGAAGCCTGTATTCTCCTCGCCCTCTGTCTCCATGTTACATGTTATCTCCAGCACATCCTTACAGTCAAGTCTGGATATCTATTGAGGAAGTAAATACAATGTAAACTGCTTAGGATTGGAGTGTGAGGCACAATTTCTCAACTAATGCCATGTAACCATAGCCATGTTTCGACTGCAGGAACGATTTCCAGATATTGTTTTACCTCCCAAAAAGTCCCTGCTGCAGTGGAAATACTTTCCAAGAGTAGAGGAACTTTGAGCGCAGGGTTTGCAGGGATGACCGTTGCTGATtagtcaaacacagacacttctTCAACTTGTGTAgcttcattcataaaacaaggACGTACTCTGGTATCGGTTTAGGACAAGGGAAGGATATTTCTATTTACTTGTTAACACTAAAATACTGTCAACTTTAACTTGAGGTTTTGTTGTCAACTTCCTggcttgttttaaaaaagagcaagaaaaagagagagcaagagtgAGCTGACAGCACAAGCGCATTAGAGAGAGCAGCGGTAGTCGAGCGAGCGGTGGTAGAAAGGacagtgaatgagagaaaataaatcattattttctgattgttcaTGGCAGTTatgttctaaagcacaaataaataaccatcaaGCACTCAGcagatgatttactgtggagacagatgctcttcatttcagtttaattttcctcctctgcatttctccttttcattaattcattacatccaactcatgcaacagtaaatacaaagaacGATGGGTTATGTTATGGGTCAAATTTGTATGATCTACCCGGTTCCCCACACGTGGTTGAAAAGTTATCAAGATTGCACAACAGGGACTTTTGGTTCCTAATTTAGTCCTGAGATTAGTTCCTCTGGTTCCAAAGTACTTTGAACTTTTGGTCAAATTGGGTTGTGTTATCCTCTACTGTTAACTCTTTAATGAAGGTCAAAATCagcaacaaaacaattaaaaaccaaAGCACCAAAATATCCATAATATAATTTGTGTAAGTTGTATTCATGTCCATAATTCTTTTATTAGTCATACACCAATGCCAGGATGACATGAAGACGACAATAGCGTAAGTATTTATCAACTTTACTCCACATTAAGAGGGAAAGAGATTCAAACAAAAGTCAAGGTGTTAGAGCTGCAGTTCATGCTCATGATTCCCAGGACACAGCACAGTTAATGCTCAGGAAGTTTAGGAAATCATTTCAGGTTAGTGTGTTCAACTAGCCCGACtcagcaaattaaaacaaatgttgcaaacattaattaaaatcacTACACAAATTTAAAATACAAGATACAATATTTAGCTCTTTACACCTAAATATATTGGTCCATTATATGTCACATTAAGTATATTATAGTGTATTACTTTTACATTGAGgctttacatatttaatttgaaCCTGAAGACCTCAATTCCCCTTTCTCCTTAATTCATTACTCTGACTTCTAGAACTTTGCTTTTTTCACCCCAAAAAGGCGTAACAAAAAAAGACGGGCAGCAAGAGGAAAGCAACCAAGATGCAAGAGTGACTTTAACAGTTAGATTACATCAAGACAATCAGTGCAACAACTGCATGTAAACTGATATGAACATGCTTCCCTTTAAATGCCTAGACGCACAATActcctttattttgttttcctaaGTTGTAAACTTATGAGGAACTAAGTAAACAGTCTGTTTTAGCTGAATGACACTTTATGGGTTTTATGACGCTGAGAGCGCAAGTTCTCAACCTTCAACTGTGCAAGTGATCTTTCAACAGCTCTGGAAGCATTATCGTTTAAAAGCTGGACAGCATAGCAAGAAAAGGTGGAGGAATGGAGACCGGCAGCACCCCAAAGGCAAGACTGAACAATGAGCTACACAAGTGGTGGtgattttaaagagaaaacTGTCTTCAAGATCAGATAAACCAGCAGTGAAAGGACATTACAGACACCACACCCATATCATGTGTGTCCATGTAAAGAAGTAGTGCTGCTTCTGCTTTAAGGGAATGTTGAAAACACTGGATTCACAGTATGTTATACTGAATCCCTGTAAATCAGGTATTCGTAGTTTGACATAAACTACATAATACATAGTAGgccagaaaaatacaaaaatgctcTATCTGTTGATGTTTTCTGAATCTTCAAACTGAATGCCAGTAAGCCAAATTTGCAAGTGAATTTAGTGTTCTATTTTTGGAGAGGGTgcagataaatatttaaaaataggcACCTTTGTTaaattaactgtaaaaaatgattgacttactaatttaacatcatttttcatcatAACTTTAATTTCAAGTATACATTGCCTGAACAGAGAGAATCACtgagcctgtgtttgtgtgtgcaactGAATGCTGAGAACAGAACTGGTTTCATCTGGACTAAGCGTCAGTTTAGGTCGATCAGAACTGGATTGTTACATTGTGTTATCGGGAATCAAAAGTGTTCATCTTTGTTCCGAATGGCCACACTCGAAAGCAAAGTCATAAGTCAACTGTCACAGAGGAGTGGGAGATGTGATATTGTTTAAATGTGGTGACGGCAGTGCACATCTTCTTCATAGAGTTGCTACCAACTGTTCATATAAAAAGTCACACAATGATTTGTgtcaagaatgaaaaaaaaagaactagaGAAGTAAAAACGCCCTTAGAGAGGTCTGAAGGGAGGTTTCTGAAGCTGTTCGACCACCTGACAAGCACTTCTGACAGTATATTGGTCCCTTCAGACTGAGGACTTAGGGGAGATCAAGGCCTGCTGTGAACCCTCACTGCATCCTGACAGTACCATCTGTATCTTACTATAGCAACATGGTGTTTTAAAGTGTCTATGTACTATAGTTGCCCTTTTAAAAATCCTTTGATGttaaaggattttaaaaaaatccttgaACATCATGATTGTCTCAgtgaaaaactgaatttaacactttggatttttgttttggaaaa harbors:
- the rlf gene encoding zinc finger protein Rlf → MAESNVEPEHEWSDRALDTVEDTLVAMETLLATLRAFEDVLRQQEISVASSTEYCDNFCQALMHYAGSRNSMDHGLPLLEVYCLSINCFAAARSHLTADSDRVALVLKRLALSCFELLLSVPENEIPYEAWLQFHHSVQIAHDTLLQYGSTDLQALLQITGEGGAWSNLVLTSLLTGQPTNKEEVDAYISLEGEGFMEMRVKHLEKMSELAKAVVLAKACTECSFISNQATFRQVYVTLLCHLLPNEEAIMEISRLDCKDVLEITCNMETEGEENTGFILCTTFLTQQLQQQNLYCSWELTLLWSKLQRRIGPSLTSLLERCLQLGAIAKTVHHLLCLVRVIQTEAEAMGIAASVELCVKALQLPKQDDSDTRISVCKTVSCLLQDDLEVLRACRLTEFLLGPSQESFSCLEELYLRPDQKYDEENEVIPNSLRCELLLALKAYWPFDPEFWDWKTLKNQCIALLGLTPESEGEEEELLVKRESEKEYETQGNAVKVESEHQQSLNGNLDDDEQHDEKTTSDSSEVQGESETKKHKFCCLICKKSVADTQIIHHSKRHAEDKSNPCPVCLEKFKSRKELVPHMKQHIQSETQLSNNNIKKEDLQKQMDEDNDVEPGEITIDPSLMLYYKSTHDPDVLDHIVQQAKTVKEKHVEDDEHVTFDYIEQHFNLQNRDEYPCPGTGCTRTFKHSKYLYVHLKSEHKADENVKYFHQMRDKREKCVFCRRHFVSAYHHRKHRRVHYGDHPYTCVVIGCGAKFSTSNELVTHKQTHGFQLNYQCELTGCCVTYSDLGQIYHHEAQHFRDSAFTCSSPECTKYYLSKKEFLEHLSTHNITFSEDDFEAQRKAKRKLFKTVSEAHLNKSSDSEEIINGNVLNSSSVSCASSLQESDNKEPKGTMTLVAVCFDGSKFTCGFEKCGMTFSRARDVQRHLKCAHPEHLKLENKEHKHDKERGSKSKGIKTEIEPESEEKGQNEPSTPLQPVEAGKERKAATHPKNNETNSSSLAKNDALKEILIGISKLDLNSSSPHSVPNEPPQAESNASQMSLHQAITANTPVVLLPKRPPVLPDEKIEVKTEQVSTDDEKEDNVESLATAKPYTCEVKGCSFRTAQSYSLLRHYNTKHGRTVEQAKRLTSLKNTSFKPYVCQLCSKSHREKHVLKAHYIQAHNLSETLVNKISYASVRYEGNKGTNSAKHTSQHLANHALKVRKIDISRLHRQQERKKVTPVSENGQNSGNQSPSEEEGEDEAERRKEGNKQKGESKVGTTQRVRTTRRLVAKSNLCYILDKFSKPFHCVAKNCDSAFSTQGGLVRHLQLIHHYNRSQLLLEKDFDVHHSPEAKKEPAKKRPLSNSDEPQPQYKCHFANCVSSYHLKSSLVRHTRDCHSQPAPQYKCHFANCAASYHLKSSLVRHTRDSHAQPPELIRCKYEGCTRVFSHDDALKKHTLYSHCEYYDSLVVRLQSTHKKSITGCQKKLIVTPQSPQKEEPVSPDTQAVISSPKPEVTAQSEEVGEQGSEEEKKVTRVRKERRYSFNRFVFRSHEEALQMCQDRCLRVAYPCLVQNCDSVVTYIRSLHRHYLKVHRMRRDDILKNEDKLLLNAEQLEELIQRTSARPTVTGVSSPNGVRKMEYQAEPENKGGQPAPMSLHSIKADTQDEDHHDPLGFPDEEDEEEKEPPPVERNGVLVGADDVLYGEPSTGGHAEDSAAATQNSHKPEEKLSLDKIKPLLRTVTVDLSPPCLLRFTPEEGFQEASSIKDGKMLNRSALMPTPPVRQPLKRKNELSEQPSNLKDTQSCSPSPCPFDIGTYKPMGFESSFLKFIQESTPKDKSAALAKRRDSFRRSCSVKENNQLGISHTRSRRTHSPLLKPHSMTRDFTSVQNLKSILDKALAGCGDLAIKQLQYLRPVVVLGRPVCTTLPDLFPSDTNNSKLLLGS